A single Vulcanisaeta distributa DSM 14429 DNA region contains:
- the queC gene encoding 7-cyano-7-deazaguanine synthase QueC, translating to MCTIGGVLIFGDRLDRDRAKRIEEVLRMIVVKGEERGRDSFGIVALDKNGELNVFKSRDRPSIAVSRMPSIINENTVAAIFNNRAEPTTEYVRAKTEDDIQPMIGEHVVVAHNGTIANDKDLETKFNLTRRSRIDTAILPPLLERLWDGSLNGLRDVLINHVIGSYALAIMDTRRPGKVWLATNFKPLYMAWYSDLKALFFASLDDYLVNDQGRPIWDMPTIRRVEPYTAMEIGIDGTWSTVSLRREEQGRRRRVLVIASGGLDSTTAATYLLKQGYDVALLHFNYGHRAETQEDRAIRRIAEFLGVPLLEVSMDFFKVVRHSPLLGDGEINRVDEGREGAEFAHEWVPARNFVFIALATAIAEAYGYDYIATGINLEEAGAYPDNEMEFIRLLNKVMPYAVGPNKHVELLMPVGHLVKHEIVKLGLEVGAPLHLTWSCYDNGERHCGRCGPCYMRRWAFRINGVRDPVEYDLPVEVEEEFWRDARPYKIPKRPSK from the coding sequence ATGTGCACAATCGGTGGGGTGCTGATTTTTGGCGATAGGTTAGATAGGGATAGGGCCAAGAGGATTGAGGAGGTTCTAAGGATGATCGTTGTCAAGGGCGAGGAGAGGGGCCGTGACAGCTTCGGCATCGTTGCCCTGGACAAAAACGGCGAGTTGAACGTGTTCAAGAGCAGGGATAGACCAAGCATTGCGGTGAGTAGGATGCCCAGCATCATCAATGAGAATACGGTGGCTGCAATATTCAACAATAGGGCTGAGCCAACGACGGAGTACGTGAGGGCTAAGACGGAGGATGACATACAGCCGATGATTGGCGAGCACGTGGTGGTGGCTCACAACGGCACGATAGCGAACGATAAGGACCTGGAGACCAAGTTCAACCTGACCCGTAGGTCCAGGATAGATACTGCAATACTCCCACCCCTACTCGAGAGGCTTTGGGATGGGTCGCTGAATGGGCTTAGGGATGTGTTGATTAACCACGTCATTGGCAGTTATGCACTGGCTATAATGGATACCCGCAGACCCGGCAAGGTCTGGCTCGCCACAAACTTCAAGCCTCTATATATGGCTTGGTACAGTGACCTGAAGGCCCTATTCTTCGCGAGCCTGGATGATTACCTAGTCAATGATCAAGGCAGGCCCATTTGGGATATGCCGACCATAAGGCGTGTGGAGCCGTACACGGCCATGGAGATTGGGATTGATGGTACCTGGTCCACGGTATCACTAAGGAGGGAGGAGCAGGGTAGGAGAAGGAGGGTCCTCGTAATAGCCAGTGGTGGGCTTGACTCAACCACGGCGGCCACGTACCTACTCAAGCAGGGGTATGATGTGGCATTACTGCACTTTAACTATGGGCATAGGGCTGAGACCCAGGAGGATAGGGCTATTAGGAGGATTGCTGAGTTCCTCGGCGTCCCATTGCTTGAGGTAAGCATGGACTTCTTCAAGGTGGTTAGGCACTCACCACTCCTCGGTGATGGGGAGATTAATAGGGTTGATGAGGGCAGGGAAGGCGCGGAATTTGCGCATGAGTGGGTTCCCGCCAGGAACTTCGTGTTCATAGCCCTAGCGACAGCCATTGCCGAGGCTTACGGCTATGACTACATAGCCACGGGAATTAACCTGGAGGAGGCAGGGGCTTATCCTGACAATGAAATGGAGTTCATAAGGCTCCTAAACAAGGTGATGCCCTACGCCGTTGGCCCCAATAAGCATGTGGAGTTACTAATGCCCGTGGGACACTTGGTTAAGCATGAAATCGTTAAGCTAGGTCTCGAGGTCGGCGCACCGCTACACCTGACCTGGAGTTGTTATGATAATGGAGAGAGGCATTGCGGTAGGTGTGGGCCGTGCTACATGAGGAGGTGGGCGTTCAGGATTAATGGTGTTAGGGACCCCGTGGAGTACGATCTACCAGTCGAGGTTGAGGAGGAGTTCTGGAGGGATGCGAGGCCATACAAAATCCCTAAAAGGCCAAGCAAGTAG
- the purL gene encoding phosphoribosylformylglycinamidine synthase subunit PurL, giving the protein MPLSDNEKSVIRKSLGREPTQAEWLVFEAEWSEHCSYKSSRRFLKLLPSGAPHVIRGPGLDAPLIRVGNLVVSFKIESHNHPSAVDPYDGAATGVGGIVRDILTTGLRPIALMDNLHFGPPNNPHSQWLMRNVVRGISDYGNRIGVPVVAGEVWFDESFTTNPIVLVTCIGVGRPEDVVVGEASPGDIVLVIGNDVGRDGMLGSSFASKILERNEDNIGAVQVGNPLLEKLLIDALIELRGRGLVKAIKDVGGGGLATALSELADQFGLGIEVHLDRIRTREGMAPEEILVSESQERMVIVVSKEGLDEVEGILRRYGVGYDVVGVLTNNGMFVAYYGGEAIVNLPVKLITHAPETNYDIREPHYLGELRAIPELPDVPLEEALTKILSDPNMASKEPIFSLYDYEVGVRTVIKPGRAGAAVLRLLDVDGGDGKLGIAVKADANPRYSFLDPFIGAANSLAKAYRNVVAVGAEPLAAVDSINVGNPEKPDRYWYFVNSVLGLAWFARELGIPVVGGKVSFYNEDSRGNVIKPVVAVAVLGRVDDVDEAVDGGLIGDGALIIIGNTSNEMGGSEYLYAVHGIVRGIPPRPRPRDEVRNSRAILRLIHEGLVTASMDVGVGGLLTTLSKMALINGVGFNIDLSRVPTDECGIDPTALAFSETNARYVIEVRNKDVDRAMGILSSLGVPFSVIGGSGGDHLVVRWGHHELMSLKLNDLKTAYNSLWGVM; this is encoded by the coding sequence ATGCCCCTCAGTGATAATGAGAAGTCGGTAATTAGGAAGTCCCTAGGTAGAGAACCGACTCAGGCCGAGTGGTTGGTGTTTGAGGCTGAGTGGAGTGAGCACTGCTCATATAAGAGCAGCAGGAGGTTCCTTAAGTTACTACCCAGCGGGGCCCCACACGTGATTAGAGGGCCCGGGCTTGATGCGCCATTAATCCGCGTGGGGAACCTCGTGGTTAGTTTCAAGATAGAGAGCCATAACCACCCATCTGCCGTGGACCCCTACGACGGCGCCGCAACGGGCGTTGGGGGCATCGTTAGGGACATATTAACCACGGGTTTAAGGCCCATTGCATTAATGGACAACCTCCACTTCGGGCCACCTAATAATCCCCACTCCCAGTGGTTGATGAGGAACGTTGTTAGGGGTATCTCGGACTATGGGAATAGGATTGGCGTGCCCGTGGTCGCGGGTGAGGTGTGGTTTGACGAGTCCTTTACCACCAACCCAATAGTCCTGGTGACGTGTATCGGCGTTGGTCGACCTGAGGACGTCGTGGTCGGTGAGGCAAGCCCTGGGGATATAGTCCTAGTCATCGGTAATGACGTGGGTAGGGATGGGATGCTCGGTAGTTCCTTCGCATCCAAGATCCTGGAAAGGAACGAGGATAACATAGGCGCTGTGCAGGTCGGCAATCCATTACTTGAGAAGTTACTAATTGATGCATTGATCGAGTTGAGAGGTAGGGGGTTGGTTAAGGCGATTAAGGACGTGGGCGGCGGGGGCCTGGCCACGGCACTCAGTGAATTGGCCGATCAATTCGGCCTCGGAATTGAGGTTCATCTGGATAGGATTAGGACTAGGGAGGGCATGGCGCCCGAGGAGATCCTGGTCTCCGAATCCCAGGAGAGGATGGTGATCGTGGTAAGTAAGGAGGGGCTTGACGAGGTTGAGGGCATTTTGAGGAGGTATGGGGTTGGCTATGACGTAGTAGGAGTACTGACTAACAACGGCATGTTCGTGGCTTACTACGGCGGTGAAGCCATCGTTAACCTACCCGTGAAGCTCATAACCCACGCGCCGGAGACTAATTACGACATAAGGGAGCCGCATTACCTGGGTGAGTTGAGGGCGATACCGGAGCTCCCTGACGTGCCCCTCGAAGAGGCATTGACAAAGATACTGAGTGATCCTAATATGGCGTCTAAGGAACCAATATTCAGCCTGTACGACTATGAGGTCGGCGTTAGGACCGTGATTAAACCAGGTAGGGCTGGCGCAGCGGTGCTTAGGTTACTTGACGTAGATGGGGGCGATGGTAAGTTGGGGATCGCCGTGAAGGCCGATGCCAACCCAAGGTACTCATTCCTCGACCCATTCATTGGGGCCGCCAATTCCCTAGCCAAGGCCTACAGGAACGTAGTCGCCGTTGGCGCGGAGCCCCTGGCGGCCGTGGACTCAATAAACGTGGGTAATCCCGAGAAGCCCGATAGGTATTGGTATTTCGTAAACTCAGTGCTGGGCCTTGCCTGGTTTGCCCGTGAACTGGGCATACCGGTAGTCGGTGGAAAAGTTAGTTTTTACAATGAGGATTCCAGGGGCAATGTAATTAAGCCCGTGGTTGCCGTGGCGGTACTGGGCCGGGTGGACGACGTTGATGAGGCCGTCGACGGCGGGCTCATTGGGGATGGGGCGTTAATAATCATAGGCAATACATCCAACGAGATGGGGGGTTCCGAGTACCTATACGCGGTTCACGGCATTGTCAGGGGCATACCACCAAGGCCCAGGCCGAGGGATGAGGTTAGGAACTCCAGGGCAATCCTTAGGCTGATTCATGAGGGCCTAGTGACCGCCTCAATGGATGTCGGCGTTGGTGGTTTATTAACCACGCTAAGTAAAATGGCTCTGATAAACGGGGTTGGTTTCAACATTGATTTGTCCAGGGTGCCAACTGATGAGTGCGGCATCGACCCAACGGCATTGGCATTTTCCGAGACGAACGCTAGGTATGTCATCGAGGTTAGAAATAAGGATGTTGATAGGGCTATGGGCATCCTCAGCAGCCTGGGCGTGCCATTCTCGGTAATAGGCGGTTCAGGCGGTGATCACTTGGTGGTCCGCTGGGGCCATCATGAGTTGATGTCCCTGAAA
- the cobT gene encoding nicotinate mononucleotide-dependent phosphoribosyltransferase CobT, with translation MEAVTVHLGDFSSHMRELSRGFLFTLVIGTTDTSLVPGITIAGAKPELTHYTPAADAEYLVLGRCQVIPTVPMTPDGKPTPALITRAVIKLTGAGVLVVNAGARVRPNIPIIDLQGEPGRDIRTGLAIDRSIVDRVFSNGVILGENLARVSGAIVIGESIPAGTTTAMAFLVAMGYDAWNKMSSASPVNPRDLKIAVVKEALRNAGIDKPLEDPLEAVSRVGDPVIPAMASIAIGAARRGAKVLLAGGTQMAAVLAFIKHVDRGVLNNVAIGTTKWLINDRTADLIGLVREVAHVPVASANLDFSNMPYEGLRAYEGGFVKEGVGAGGVSIAAISKGYSINQLQEVILSNYEELLKGMGNTA, from the coding sequence ATGGAGGCAGTAACGGTCCACCTGGGCGACTTCTCAAGCCATATGCGGGAGCTAAGCAGAGGCTTCCTCTTTACTCTAGTCATAGGAACCACAGACACGAGCTTAGTGCCTGGAATAACCATCGCCGGGGCCAAGCCAGAGCTAACCCACTACACGCCGGCGGCTGATGCTGAGTATTTAGTGCTTGGTAGATGCCAGGTGATACCTACCGTGCCCATGACGCCAGATGGTAAGCCTACGCCAGCGTTAATCACTAGGGCCGTCATCAAGCTCACGGGTGCGGGGGTCCTCGTTGTTAATGCGGGGGCTAGGGTCAGGCCTAACATACCCATCATTGACCTACAGGGAGAGCCTGGCAGGGACATTAGGACTGGCCTTGCAATTGATCGAAGCATCGTTGATAGGGTCTTCAGCAATGGCGTCATCCTCGGCGAGAACCTGGCGAGGGTAAGCGGGGCGATTGTCATTGGCGAGTCAATACCTGCGGGGACCACCACGGCAATGGCGTTCCTGGTGGCCATGGGCTACGACGCGTGGAATAAGATGTCAAGTGCATCTCCCGTTAACCCGAGGGACTTGAAGATAGCGGTCGTCAAGGAGGCCCTGAGGAACGCGGGCATCGACAAGCCGTTGGAGGACCCGTTGGAGGCCGTGTCGAGGGTTGGCGATCCGGTGATACCGGCCATGGCGTCGATAGCCATTGGCGCAGCTAGGCGGGGCGCCAAGGTCCTCCTGGCCGGTGGGACCCAGATGGCTGCGGTCCTCGCATTTATAAAGCACGTGGATAGGGGCGTGCTCAATAACGTAGCCATTGGGACGACCAAGTGGTTGATTAATGATAGGACTGCAGACTTAATAGGCCTCGTTAGGGAGGTCGCGCATGTTCCCGTGGCCTCCGCGAACCTTGATTTCAGTAATATGCCCTACGAAGGTCTGAGGGCTTATGAGGGTGGATTCGTGAAGGAGGGGGTTGGTGCTGGCGGTGTGTCCATCGCGGCGATTTCCAAGGGTTACTCAATCAATCAGTTGCAGGAGGTTATACTTAGTAATTATGAGGAGTTGCTAAAGGGTATGGGTAATACTGCGTGA
- the panB gene encoding 3-methyl-2-oxobutanoate hydroxymethyltransferase encodes MERRKVTVQTIMSMKGKQRIAMITAYDYPTARLVDQAGVDGILVGDSLGMTVLGFENTLRVTLRDMLIHVAAVARAKPKALLIADMPFMTYETGVRDALKNASKLIRAGAEAVKPEGGQEIFDVVNNLVKFGIPVMGHIGLNPQRVLSLGGFRMIGRTEEQAKKLIEDAKALQEAGAFAIVIEMVPASVAKAVTESIKIPTICIGAGPHCDGQILVIHDVLGLTERPPSFAKKYVDLASIIRDAVAKYVSEVRNGEFPSAEYYKDIKS; translated from the coding sequence ATGGAGAGGAGGAAGGTCACGGTACAGACGATAATGAGCATGAAGGGTAAGCAGAGAATTGCCATGATAACGGCCTACGACTACCCAACGGCGAGGTTGGTGGATCAGGCGGGTGTTGATGGCATATTGGTCGGTGATTCCTTGGGGATGACCGTATTAGGCTTCGAAAATACCCTAAGGGTCACGCTCAGGGACATGCTCATACACGTGGCTGCCGTGGCCAGGGCGAAGCCCAAGGCGCTGCTCATAGCTGACATGCCCTTCATGACGTACGAAACGGGCGTTAGGGATGCCCTGAAAAACGCCTCAAAACTCATTAGGGCTGGCGCCGAGGCTGTGAAGCCTGAGGGTGGTCAAGAAATATTCGATGTGGTGAACAACCTGGTCAAGTTTGGGATACCCGTGATGGGGCACATAGGACTTAATCCACAGAGGGTTTTATCCCTCGGCGGATTTAGGATGATTGGAAGGACTGAGGAGCAGGCAAAGAAGTTGATTGAGGACGCAAAGGCGCTTCAGGAGGCTGGGGCCTTCGCGATAGTCATAGAGATGGTCCCCGCAAGCGTGGCTAAGGCGGTGACGGAAAGCATTAAGATACCCACAATATGCATTGGCGCCGGCCCTCACTGTGATGGGCAAATACTCGTGATTCACGACGTCCTCGGCCTCACGGAGAGGCCGCCGAGCTTCGCCAAGAAGTACGTGGACTTGGCATCCATCATAAGGGATGCGGTGGCTAAGTACGTGAGTGAGGTTAGGAATGGGGAATTCCCAAGTGCTGAGTACTATAAGGACATTAAGTCTTGA
- a CDS encoding 4-phosphopantoate--beta-alanine ligase: MIGDPRASWVPPNHPRRESLLIRERLVDGFKEGYVATQGLIAHGRGECFDYLIGESSIPPALTAERVAVAALLIAKHPVISVNGNTAALVPRQVIELAKLVNAKLEVNLFYRTREREELIARVLRENGAEEVLGVGDDASCTIPELFSERRRVSCRGIYIADVVLVPLEDGDRTEALRRMGKIVIAIDLNPLSRTSRAASITIVDNVVRAIPNMIKFAEEMRGMPRDELIRIVRNFNNEENLRSVIMFIRDRLSELVSKGITLEFSKS; this comes from the coding sequence ATGATTGGGGACCCTCGCGCGTCTTGGGTACCGCCTAACCACCCGAGGAGGGAGTCACTACTAATTAGGGAGAGGCTGGTTGATGGGTTTAAGGAGGGCTACGTGGCGACTCAGGGCTTGATCGCTCATGGCCGTGGTGAGTGCTTTGATTACCTCATTGGTGAGTCATCAATACCCCCGGCACTGACCGCGGAGAGGGTTGCCGTGGCTGCATTATTGATTGCCAAGCACCCAGTTATCTCGGTTAATGGTAATACTGCGGCTCTCGTGCCGAGGCAAGTCATCGAGCTTGCTAAACTCGTTAATGCAAAGCTCGAGGTTAACCTATTCTATAGGACTAGGGAGAGGGAGGAGTTGATCGCCAGGGTGCTCAGGGAGAATGGTGCTGAGGAGGTCCTTGGCGTTGGTGATGATGCGTCCTGCACGATACCTGAGTTATTCAGTGAGAGGCGTAGGGTTTCCTGCAGAGGCATATACATTGCGGACGTGGTCCTAGTACCGCTTGAGGATGGCGATAGGACCGAGGCGCTCAGGAGGATGGGTAAGATCGTGATCGCCATAGACCTAAACCCACTCTCGAGGACATCAAGGGCGGCGAGCATTACGATTGTCGATAACGTGGTTAGGGCAATACCGAACATGATAAAGTTCGCGGAGGAGATGAGGGGAATGCCCAGGGATGAGTTGATAAGGATTGTTAGGAACTTCAATAATGAGGAGAATTTAAGGTCTGTAATCATGTTCATTAGGGATAGGCTAAGTGAGTTGGTAAGTAAGGGTATAACGCTTGAGTTT
- the purE gene encoding 5-(carboxyamino)imidazole ribonucleotide mutase — translation MNTKPLVGVIMGSKNDWDVMREAVELLNQLGIPNEARVVSAHRTPEFMFEYAKTALDRGLEVIIAGAGGAAHLPGMTASLTPLPVIGVPIPSKHLNGLDSLLSIVQMPYGTPVATVAIGNARNAALLAARILGIKYPSIRAKVIELMESMKSEVLNTALSL, via the coding sequence ATGAATACGAAACCACTGGTTGGCGTGATAATGGGCAGTAAAAATGACTGGGACGTGATGAGGGAGGCCGTGGAGCTGCTCAACCAATTGGGCATACCCAATGAGGCCAGGGTGGTCTCGGCACACAGGACGCCGGAGTTCATGTTTGAGTACGCAAAGACGGCGCTTGATAGGGGCTTGGAGGTAATAATAGCCGGCGCCGGAGGCGCAGCTCACCTGCCCGGCATGACGGCCTCGCTGACGCCCCTACCCGTAATTGGCGTACCAATACCAAGCAAGCACTTGAATGGGCTTGACTCATTACTATCAATAGTGCAGATGCCCTATGGGACCCCCGTCGCCACCGTCGCCATAGGCAACGCTAGGAATGCGGCGTTACTGGCCGCGAGGATACTCGGCATTAAGTACCCAAGCATTAGGGCTAAGGTAATCGAACTCATGGAGTCCATGAAGAGTGAGGTGCTGAACACGGCGCTCAGCCTATGA
- a CDS encoding 5-(carboxyamino)imidazole ribonucleotide synthase — MSRVLGILGGGQLGLMMILESRKLGIKFLVHDEDPEAPALGVADGKYVGNSWRELVHKSDVVTFEFEHVNPNAVSTAESLGKLRPNSLTIWLKQDKIREKVFLRDNGFPVPNFMIINGPEDVDRAFEQFGRVVFKEPQGAYDGRGQYYVMKREDLSKVPRKFPLLAEEFVDIRKEVSVVLVRSSSGEVLTYPVTENYHYNGILLYSIAPAEVDEEVANKAREIAVRLANALNYVGVLTVEFFITREGDVLINEFAPRVHNSGHWTLMGAAVSQFENHVRAVLDMPLGPTTLLRPSGIVNMLGVPYDEEVIKRVLAIPGTSVWWYGKARVRPRRKMGHINIVADTTNELRKRINEVLGIVYGNEIDKYVPPWSSV; from the coding sequence ATGAGCAGGGTATTGGGCATCCTAGGCGGTGGGCAGCTGGGCTTAATGATGATTCTAGAGAGTAGGAAGTTGGGTATTAAGTTCCTCGTGCATGACGAGGACCCGGAGGCGCCGGCGTTGGGCGTGGCGGATGGCAAGTACGTCGGTAACTCATGGAGGGAATTGGTGCATAAGTCCGATGTGGTCACCTTCGAATTTGAGCACGTAAACCCCAACGCAGTGAGCACTGCTGAGTCACTTGGTAAGTTAAGGCCCAACTCACTAACAATATGGCTGAAGCAGGACAAAATCCGTGAGAAGGTATTCCTTAGGGACAATGGCTTCCCCGTGCCCAACTTCATGATCATCAACGGCCCTGAGGACGTGGATAGAGCCTTTGAGCAATTTGGGAGGGTGGTCTTCAAGGAGCCACAGGGTGCATATGATGGTAGGGGGCAGTACTACGTGATGAAGAGGGAGGACCTAAGTAAGGTGCCTAGGAAGTTCCCATTGCTCGCCGAGGAGTTCGTGGACATACGTAAGGAGGTCTCGGTGGTTTTAGTCAGGTCCAGCAGTGGTGAGGTGCTCACCTACCCAGTTACGGAGAACTACCATTATAACGGGATCCTCCTCTATAGCATAGCCCCTGCGGAGGTTGATGAGGAAGTAGCCAATAAGGCCAGGGAGATAGCCGTGAGGCTCGCCAATGCCCTAAACTACGTTGGGGTCCTCACGGTTGAGTTCTTCATAACCAGGGAGGGGGATGTCCTCATCAACGAGTTCGCACCCCGCGTCCACAACTCAGGCCACTGGACATTAATGGGCGCCGCAGTGAGCCAATTCGAGAATCACGTGAGGGCAGTCCTAGACATGCCGCTGGGGCCCACTACGCTACTGAGGCCTTCGGGCATAGTAAACATGCTGGGCGTGCCTTATGATGAGGAAGTGATTAAGAGGGTATTGGCGATACCAGGGACCAGCGTCTGGTGGTATGGTAAAGCCAGGGTTAGGCCGAGGCGTAAGATGGGCCACATAAACATAGTTGCTGATACCACCAATGAATTGAGGAAAAGGATTAATGAGGTATTAGGTATTGTGTACGGTAATGAAATAGATAAGTACGTACCACCGTGGAGCTCAGTATAA
- a CDS encoding 7-carboxy-7-deazaguanine synthase QueE → MKSVRVIEIFKSWQGEGPNAGREAVFLRLALCNLRCSWCDTKYSWFGGTEMNVHDVYEVLMKTAGGVRHLVVTGGEPLLWSRELLQLLRFIRAQGFFVEVETNGTLRPGELVNYVDEFNVSPKLSNSGVSVRVRVNELAIRDFVMSGKAIFKFVVDKPGDVDEVLWFINKFGIPRDRVYLMSQCTTREECIAKDEGVTKPMAMKLGVNYTPRLHILMGFK, encoded by the coding sequence ATGAAATCCGTGAGGGTCATTGAGATATTCAAGTCCTGGCAAGGCGAGGGACCCAACGCGGGTAGGGAGGCGGTCTTTCTAAGGCTAGCCCTCTGCAACCTAAGGTGTTCGTGGTGTGACACTAAGTATTCGTGGTTTGGCGGAACTGAAATGAACGTTCATGACGTGTATGAGGTCTTGATGAAGACCGCCGGTGGCGTAAGGCACTTGGTGGTGACTGGTGGTGAGCCGCTGCTCTGGTCCCGTGAGTTACTTCAATTACTGCGTTTCATAAGGGCTCAGGGATTCTTCGTGGAGGTTGAGACGAATGGCACGCTTAGGCCCGGCGAGCTCGTCAACTACGTCGATGAGTTCAACGTGTCGCCTAAGCTATCCAACTCGGGCGTTTCAGTAAGGGTTAGGGTTAATGAGTTGGCCATTAGGGATTTCGTGATGAGTGGCAAGGCCATCTTTAAGTTTGTTGTTGATAAGCCTGGGGATGTCGATGAGGTTCTTTGGTTCATTAATAAATTCGGTATACCACGTGATAGGGTCTACTTAATGAGTCAGTGCACGACACGTGAGGAGTGCATTGCAAAGGATGAGGGCGTTACCAAGCCCATGGCCATGAAGCTCGGTGTTAATTACACACCGAGACTCCATATTTTAATGGGATTTAAGTGA
- a CDS encoding ketopantoate reductase family protein has protein sequence MFGIIGLGGVGILLAHFLNNAGYVPYVVTRTHYGRYVIKFGEEREVRVRLVDKLPSDVKYTLIAVKAYDTESIIDKVVNIPVIFQNGIGGVELIRKRLGVGYGAVITYGVTRSGSVAEVRGVGEVILPSSVGEVADVLRAGGANVRVVDDIEPYRWLKVIVNAAINPITAILRARNGVILEDPNARALVEAVVREGVDVVNRLGIRLPSDPLVETLRVAEATRDNQSSMLQDVLNRRRTEVDYINGAIVTRGREVGVSTPVNYVLWLLVKSLEVNAYK, from the coding sequence ATGTTTGGGATAATTGGACTTGGCGGTGTGGGTATTCTCCTCGCCCACTTCCTCAATAATGCCGGTTACGTGCCGTATGTCGTGACGAGGACTCACTATGGCCGTTACGTTATTAAATTCGGTGAAGAGCGTGAGGTTAGGGTGAGGCTCGTTGATAAATTACCCAGTGATGTTAAGTATACCTTAATTGCCGTTAAGGCTTACGACACTGAGTCCATAATTGATAAGGTAGTTAATATCCCCGTGATATTTCAGAACGGCATTGGCGGCGTTGAATTAATCCGGAAGAGGCTCGGCGTTGGTTATGGTGCTGTCATTACGTATGGCGTTACGAGGAGTGGCAGTGTGGCTGAGGTTAGGGGTGTTGGTGAGGTGATACTGCCTAGCTCCGTGGGTGAGGTTGCCGATGTCCTAAGGGCCGGGGGCGCCAATGTCAGGGTAGTTGATGACATTGAGCCCTACAGGTGGTTGAAGGTGATTGTTAACGCGGCCATTAACCCAATAACCGCGATCCTGAGAGCTAGGAATGGTGTGATTCTCGAGGACCCCAACGCCAGGGCGTTAGTGGAGGCAGTGGTCAGGGAGGGTGTTGATGTGGTTAATAGGCTGGGCATTAGGCTACCCAGCGATCCATTGGTCGAGACCCTAAGGGTTGCCGAGGCCACTAGGGATAATCAATCATCAATGTTGCAGGACGTACTGAATCGCCGGAGGACTGAGGTGGATTACATAAATGGAGCCATAGTGACCAGGGGTAGGGAGGTTGGCGTGAGTACTCCCGTTAATTATGTGCTTTGGTTGCTGGTTAAGTCGCTGGAGGTAAATGCTTATAAGTAG